Below is a window of Flavobacterium sp. CFS9 DNA.
AAGAGCTAATTAATAAAAACACAAAAGCAAATATGGTTTGGCTTACACCAGTACCAATTGACGAGAAAAAAGCAGAAAATTTTCAGCCATTCAAAACTCAACAATTGAGTTTAAAAAATTCAGATTTAAATGAGATTAGTAAATATTTGAAAGCCCGGTCAGAATCTGTAATTGATTTAACAGAAGAATTTGGGAATCCTGTAAATCCTGAATTCGTTCAGTATGATGGTATACATCTTACTATTGATGGGCAAAAAGCAATAGTGAAATCTTTAATCAATAAATTATCAAACATAAAATAGTATGAAAACGAAATTGACAAATCCGATTTTAATTGCCTGCATTATCTTTTTAAGTATAAGTGCATCAGCAGGGCTTTACGAACATTTATTTGGTATTCCGGAAATGCTAAAAAATCCGTCAACAATGATAACCAAAAGTAATAACCAATTGGGACAAGCTGTAAAATTTTGGATCCCCGTTCATCTTTTGATCTTACTTACAATCGTGTTATCATTAATTTTTAATTGGAAAATCCCAGCCCGAAAAAAATTAATCCTGTCAGCATTCATCAGCTATATGTATATCACAATAATAAGCATATTCTTTGCGAAAAAATTGGAAATATTTAAAAATATGACAGACAACATTGACTTTCAAAAGCAAACAGATCTTTGGATAACAGTTTCGTGGCACAGACCAATTTTGATGATAATAATTGAAATACTATTGCTGATAGCACTTTCACGTCCTGTATTATACAAACAAGTAGGGTAAGGGAACGAGGTGCAAAGAACTGTTAAATAGGGTTTTGTAAAATTGGGGTACAAGTGCTAAATTTTTCAGAAAAAAGAATATAAACAACAAATTCATCCATGATTACAAAGTGTTATAAACAAAAAAAAACACCACTTGTTGAAGTGGTGTTTTACTTAGTAGCGGGAACAGGACTCGAACCTGTGTCCGCCGCGGCGGATATGAGTCCGATCAGCTATAACTTTTGGATAAGATCTTTGATAAATTCTCTTCCAATTCCGGTTTTTAAATATTTTTCTCTTTTCATTGCTTCAGATTTAGAATTAAAAAATTCTAAATGAATTACTTTCCAAGGTCTGAATTTTAATGTGTACCCTTTTGCCTCAAGGCGATTATGTGATTTAAATCTTTCAATTAGATTAGAAGTAAAGCCGGTATAATTTTTATTGAATTTTTCTGAATAAA
It encodes the following:
- a CDS encoding GIY-YIG nuclease family protein, whose product is MEEFVVYILYSEKFNKNYTGFTSNLIERFKSHNRLEAKGYTLKFRPWKVIHLEFFNSKSEAMKREKYLKTGIGREFIKDLIQKL